The Deinococcus roseus genome has a window encoding:
- a CDS encoding GNAT family N-acetyltransferase produces MTEQETPKLLLRDVTSADLEVFFEHQKDPEARQMAAFTRPDPENRTAFDQHWQRILNNPENEIQTIEHDGLVVGQLGSFLMEGEREITYWLDRTHWGKNLATLALHLYLQKQHVRPLFARAAFDNVGSRRVLEKCGFQVVGEDLGFSEARDQETRELIFRLD; encoded by the coding sequence ATGACCGAACAGGAAACCCCTAAACTCCTGTTGCGTGATGTCACTTCAGCAGATCTGGAGGTGTTTTTCGAGCACCAGAAAGACCCTGAAGCCCGCCAAATGGCCGCTTTCACCCGTCCAGATCCTGAAAACCGGACGGCCTTTGACCAGCACTGGCAGCGCATTTTGAACAACCCGGAAAATGAAATTCAGACCATCGAGCATGACGGTCTGGTGGTCGGGCAACTGGGGTCTTTTTTGATGGAGGGCGAAAGGGAAATCACATACTGGCTGGACCGTACCCACTGGGGAAAAAATCTGGCAACACTGGCCTTGCACCTGTACCTGCAAAAGCAGCACGTGCGACCTCTTTTTGCACGTGCTGCTTTTGACAATGTGGGTTCCAGGCGGGTGCTGGAAAAATGCGGGTTTCAGGTGGTCGGTGAAGACCTGGGATTTTCAGAGGCCAGAGATCAAGAAACCAGAGAATTGATCTTCAGGCTGGATTGA
- a CDS encoding YbjN domain-containing protein, whose protein sequence is MTTALLTIDTIVKYLKEKEVHLEMQDNNGQRFIRMGWKFEMGDAAVLVSLADTGDDTSRLEITCVTQKTYEHRQKEVLQLLNSRNRERAFSRSLDSDGNVWLEYVGFYPTLSEFPQSTFDTLFSGVLMHFQDDYATLEQHTLKG, encoded by the coding sequence ATGACCACTGCTTTGCTCACCATCGACACCATTGTGAAGTACCTCAAAGAAAAAGAAGTCCACCTGGAAATGCAGGACAACAATGGCCAGCGCTTCATTCGCATGGGCTGGAAATTCGAGATGGGCGACGCTGCCGTTCTGGTCAGCCTTGCTGACACCGGTGACGACACCAGCCGCCTGGAAATCACCTGCGTGACCCAGAAAACCTACGAGCACCGCCAGAAGGAAGTGCTGCAACTGCTGAACTCCCGCAACCGTGAACGCGCCTTCAGCCGTTCCCTGGACAGCGACGGCAACGTGTGGCTGGAATACGTGGGCTTTTACCCCACCCTCAGCGAGTTTCCCCAGAGCACCTTCGACACCCTGTTCAGCGGCGTATTGATGCACTTCCAGGACGATTACGCCACCCTGGAACAGCACACCCTCAAGGGCTGA
- a CDS encoding helix-turn-helix domain-containing protein, with protein MSAEDILKRLKDIADLDENPSDELMSLFALAQPSDFPKMSQVRTWTPAELRETVQTEITLREAGKLIEKARELRGISTRELANRVGVSQPRVMQIQASGETLGIQTLVKFATALGFRVVIELIPEEGGEPIRAT; from the coding sequence ATGAGCGCAGAGGACATCCTGAAGCGCCTCAAGGACATTGCAGACCTGGACGAAAACCCCAGCGACGAACTGATGTCCCTCTTTGCCCTGGCCCAGCCTTCCGATTTTCCCAAGATGTCCCAGGTGCGCACCTGGACCCCTGCAGAACTGCGGGAGACCGTGCAGACCGAAATCACCCTGCGGGAAGCCGGAAAGCTCATCGAGAAAGCCCGTGAACTGCGCGGCATCTCCACCCGCGAACTCGCCAACAGGGTGGGTGTCTCCCAGCCCCGTGTGATGCAGATTCAGGCTTCAGGAGAAACCCTGGGCATCCAGACCCTGGTGAAGTTTGCCACGGCCCTGGGCTTCAGGGTGGTGATTGAACTCATTCCCGAAGAAGGTGGAGAACCCATCCGGGCCACCTGA
- a CDS encoding DUF4180 domain-containing protein, whose amino-acid sequence MSIKHAILGLLSWKPATGYDLKKHFEGSPEMHWSGNNNQIYKALVQLSDEGLVTNETQHQDGAPTKKLYSLTETGLQELRQFVLTRPELPEFRKPFLVQLAWADQLSDEDLSDLITRYEDELEMGLRMLQESHKRNPPAPQRTTREKLLWKMMQDSLITSYHSELDWVMRLRKELDLLPSSAKGKPNMNHQVIHHNNKTYIEVFSASAPLKSEQDTLDLVALSWQEQTPLLMLHEQVLSEEFFQLRTGVAGAMLQKITNYHLKTALIVPDWQQKQLRFREMAAESNQGQVFRVFENREDAESWLVG is encoded by the coding sequence ATGTCCATCAAACACGCGATTCTGGGCCTTCTGAGCTGGAAGCCCGCCACCGGATACGACCTCAAAAAGCACTTTGAGGGATCTCCAGAGATGCACTGGTCTGGCAACAACAACCAGATTTACAAGGCCCTGGTGCAACTTTCAGATGAAGGTCTGGTCACCAACGAAACCCAGCATCAGGACGGTGCCCCCACCAAGAAGCTTTACAGCCTGACCGAAACCGGACTGCAGGAATTGCGCCAGTTCGTGCTGACCAGACCCGAACTTCCAGAATTCAGGAAGCCCTTTCTGGTGCAACTGGCCTGGGCAGACCAGCTTTCCGACGAAGACCTCTCTGACCTGATCACCCGCTACGAAGACGAACTGGAAATGGGCCTGCGCATGTTGCAGGAAAGCCACAAACGAAACCCACCCGCCCCACAGCGCACCACCAGAGAAAAGCTGCTCTGGAAGATGATGCAGGACAGCCTGATCACCTCTTATCACAGCGAACTGGACTGGGTGATGCGCCTGCGCAAAGAACTGGACCTCTTGCCGTCCTCTGCCAAAGGAAAACCCAACATGAACCATCAGGTGATTCACCACAACAACAAAACCTACATCGAAGTGTTTTCAGCCAGCGCTCCCCTCAAGTCAGAGCAGGACACCCTGGATCTGGTGGCCCTGAGCTGGCAGGAGCAAACCCCCCTGCTGATGCTGCACGAGCAGGTCCTCTCAGAAGAGTTCTTCCAGCTGCGCACCGGGGTGGCCGGAGCCATGCTGCAGAAAATCACCAATTACCATCTGAAAACCGCCCTGATCGTGCCAGACTGGCAGCAAAAGCAACTGCGCTTCCGGGAAATGGCTGCAGAATCCAACCAGGGACAGGTGTTCAGGGTGTTCGAGAACAGGGAGGATGCGGAGAGCTGGCTGGTGGGGTGA
- a CDS encoding phosphotransferase enzyme family protein yields MNFFPVQSSLLDAHALQRLVEQEHDLPFPISCVLYLQGDNDTYQIRAADQTHYLRVYTHNKDPEHHLRIATEIDLLEIAHAAGVPVARALSRKDGSYLHLLNAPEGIRVAVLFEGVPGVAPGKNLTAEQAQLYGQAVGELHRAWNVDQVLPLPIYDAVPVVEEPIKLLTSYLQQRPEDLDFLQEVADRVSIQISTLPDHGAAYGVIHGDLHKTNVLFTPENQLSLIDFTTVGYGWRAHEVAVMLWSTALVGDFEPRPFPAVFQAYLQGYESVRPLDDKEKAALPLLAAGQHLWIMGVEVALVQSGRWDTHWVTTDGWLDQWIGKLRHWMALHP; encoded by the coding sequence ATGAATTTCTTTCCTGTGCAGTCCAGCTTGCTGGATGCCCATGCCCTGCAGAGATTGGTTGAGCAGGAGCATGACCTCCCCTTCCCCATTTCCTGCGTTCTGTACCTGCAAGGCGACAACGACACCTACCAGATTCGGGCTGCAGATCAGACCCACTATTTGCGGGTGTACACCCACAACAAAGACCCCGAGCACCACCTGAGAATCGCCACCGAAATTGATCTGCTGGAAATCGCCCACGCTGCCGGGGTGCCAGTGGCCCGTGCCCTTTCCAGAAAAGATGGAAGTTACCTGCACCTGCTGAACGCACCAGAAGGCATCCGGGTGGCGGTGCTCTTTGAAGGTGTGCCCGGAGTTGCCCCCGGAAAAAACCTGACTGCAGAACAGGCACAGCTGTACGGTCAGGCTGTGGGTGAGTTGCACCGGGCATGGAATGTGGACCAGGTGCTTCCCCTGCCCATTTATGATGCCGTTCCTGTTGTGGAAGAACCCATCAAACTGCTCACTTCTTATTTGCAGCAGCGGCCGGAGGATCTGGACTTTTTGCAGGAGGTGGCAGACCGGGTGTCCATTCAGATCAGCACCCTCCCGGACCATGGGGCAGCTTATGGGGTGATTCATGGGGACCTGCACAAAACCAATGTGCTGTTCACCCCGGAAAACCAGCTTTCCCTGATAGACTTCACCACAGTGGGTTACGGCTGGAGGGCACACGAAGTGGCGGTGATGCTGTGGTCCACAGCCCTGGTCGGAGATTTTGAACCCAGACCCTTTCCAGCCGTTTTTCAGGCTTACCTGCAAGGCTACGAATCCGTCAGGCCTCTGGACGATAAAGAAAAAGCGGCCCTTCCCCTGCTTGCTGCAGGGCAACATCTGTGGATCATGGGGGTGGAGGTGGCCCTGGTGCAAAGTGGCCGCTGGGACACCCACTGGGTCACCACCGACGGCTGGCTGGACCAGTGGATCGGGAAGTTAAGACACTGGATGGCGTTGCATCCCTGA